The sequence TTTCATGCTAGATTTTGCTTTGTTTTCATCATGAAATGAATAGTAATGATTCCATAGACGTGTTGTACCTTGCTTGCTTGGGGCACAGAGAACATCATCACAATAGATGCATGCTGCCATCAGCTTCTTGATAACCATGTCATCCACCTTTTCTTCAACAAAAATTTCAGTGTAATGCTGCCAAACCTTCGaagttttcttctttggagGTCTGACTTTGGTGGTTGAAGTTCTTCCTGTTGGAGACTCAGTATTAGTCTCAGCACCAATTGGAGTAGCATCCATAGCATCAGCCTCTATATCCCTCTCACTTGCATTCATATTGGCACTGTCATTTGGCTCTCTTCCAGTTACAGATGGCACTGTCCTCTGCAAGAAACAAATTTGATAATGAAAAGGCTGCATATTGTTGTAGTGTACATGAGCAGCTAAAAATCATTCACATATATGGATGTACCTGCTTATTTCTTGATGACCTTGTGCTTTTTGAAACCATGGTTATTGTACTGCCTCACTTGTCCTTTTGCAACTTTCAGGACCGTAATTTGGGAATAAAGCTTTTATATATAAACTAACAGAGTTTGGTAAATTGGCAATACAATATTCATCACAAAACACCCCACGCATATGCTAGAAGGGATCATTTAAGGCTTAATCACACAATGCAAAAGCTGATTataaatgcagtcttccatgGGTACTGTAGTGTTGTTATTTATGAACACAAGAGCTTGGGAAATAAACTGTAGTGAAAGTTACAGAGGAGGGCTGCCGTGGGGGGAGTGCGCAGGAGGCCAGGAGAGGCAGCTGTGTTGCCGTTGGAGCACAAATTGGAAGGGGGAAGCAGTAGCGTCACGCCGTGGGAGTGGAGCCGCCGCCGTGGGAGGAGAGCGGCCGCAGGAGCACATGAGCAGCCGCAGGCCGCAGCGGAGGTGCCGTCGTGTTGCCGTCGGCGAGCAGGTAGGGTTAGGGTGTTGTACACTTGTACTGTTGTTGCCTATGGAGAATTTTGGATGAGGAGAGAAGAGAATGAATGGGGAAAGTGGGCAGCTACGATAGATAAGGCGCGCCGCGCGCGGACGCGTGTGGGGGCAGGGGTTGATTTTGGCGCGAGACGGAGGCGCGAGCggagcgcggcgcggcgcgctgAAAAAAATTTGTCGGCTCCCTGTCGGATGCGGATAATATCCGATTTTACATCCGGATCCCACTAAAATTCGGATATCCGTATCCGAATCCGGATTTTCCAATCGAATTCGGATACATCCATTTCAGTATCCATATTAATACGGATACGAATACGAATAtccatatttacatttttagCGGATACGAATTCGAATAATTCGGATTTcttgccatccatttccaccgcTAGTTTAGATGGCAGTCTAGAATGTGGATAGCGGCTCCTCCAAAGTAAACCAATATTGAagcatctaattttttattgtgTTTCCTTCCCGTTTTATGTTTTTGCAAGGCTAATAGTATACAATTAATTTATATCATCTTAATATAACGTTAAGTGTTAATATAGCTTTCTCCATTTGAGGAAAAATAGGAGGTATTTTGTGCGGGCTGAAGAGTTtgattctttttcatttttctaaTGCATCTATTGATTATAAACCTAAATAATGTAATAAGGTGGCGTGTACTCTAGTAGCGCTTGGTTCGATGTGTCCTGCGGAGGTTACTCCATATGTGGATGACCTTTCGATATGTATTCAGGACTTGGTGGCCGGTGATTTATCAGCAGTGTTGGAGGAAAGGTCTAGGCTTATAAAGAAGCTGATATAACAAAGTAGTTCATGTAAATGTTTAATGGGCTCCTAGTAATATTTATACTCCATCAACGGCTGAAGAAAAAGATTTACCTCTCATCCTCCATATATATCAAGCACCCAAGAGGTCAAGTGCAGATGATGGTTCCTCCCATCTCCGTTGTTCTCTCTTTGTTTGGAATGAACCCCTTCAATTACTATTGATTATAATTATCCTAATAGGCAGTCTTAATGGAATTCAGTGTTCCATTAAAAACGTAACCATGTTACacaatagtttttttataaagaTATTTCAAATTGATGTGCATCCAAaacttaaaataaatatttggcGCTTTCCAAAAAAAAACAGTGCAGCACAAAAAGAACCATTAAGGAATGTTTGGTTCACTGCCCTATTGTGCCAAGCTAaatttcactactacaaaaatagtTATTACTATTGGTTCAAAAACTACATTACTACGGATTATTGAACAAGTAGTGATTAAACGGCAGCGGTAGTTATAGATTATCATTGTTGGATATAGAACCGAAACTAATAATGAATATCATTGCCGGTGcgttacgaaccggtagtgatataaACTATCACTGCTGGGTCTTGAGCTGATCCTGTTAATTGATATACTTACCACTGCTAGTCTCAGctacaaaccagcagtgatactcaatctagggaaaataaattaaaatttaaatagaCATACAATAATTTAACTGagttttatattactaatcactaaaattactagtttatatcacactaatatataattaaatCACTAATAATTCTTAACTCCATTATTACTGTATGCCAAAATCAAAAGGCACGGCCACACGCGTAAAAGAACCGCAAACCCACGCGCGTGTCTACCACTTGGGGTTGGCCACAACAACGAAGAAGTAATTCTttgtcgtcgtcctcgtcgtcctccgTGGCTTCCACCCGCGCAttggccttctcctcctcctcttcatcctcctcatccAAGCTCTGGGGCCTCTTCGCCTTTGGTTCATCAAGAAAGTAGTCTCACACATCGTCCTCAGAGGGGGACCTCACCGATCCACCGGAGTCCGAGGACTGTGCCTTGTCCGAGCTCTTCAGTGGGGCTGGAGCCTCATCATCAGATGATGGTACAGGTGTGGGTGGCATGGCCAGAGAAGGTGGTAGTGGATGTGGCGATGGAGTGGCTGGAGCATGAGAAGGTGGTGGGTAATCCATcacggcggcgatggcggtggaGGGGAGAGAGCGGAAGAGATCGATCGAGTGTGAGAACAAGAGGGAGTGAGATGAGCAATCGAGTGAAATTTAAAGGAGTTCGGGAGAAGCCCATCAGACGGGTGCTAGAATTCGTACCGTTTTTGAGCTATCACTTCCGGTTTGTAAATATAATCAGTAGGTATAACCATTATAACTGCCGGTTATTAAAGATATGCTTTTTTTGAATTGATACCATTGCTAGTTCTTACTAGCTCGACTTTTTATATACGTCTTGAGCTTACGAGCCGGtaatgataatatatcactatcggttattACTGACCCAATAATGAAAGGGGAGCAAGGGGAGCAAGGATGACCCTTTATATATAGTAGTGTTTTGGTCATGCCCAAGGAATTTGTATTCCATTTAGTTTGTGACCCACAATTTCCCATGCTTCAATTTTGTTTTGTCTTTTTCACAAATCAAATGCCATTTTCCACAGTTCCAGAGGCTTGTTTGATTGGCTACCATATTTTGCTAAACTTTAGCAGACTTTTTGTGATAGTTATTTGGTTCATTATCACAGTTTTGATTGTCACAATTTTTTTAAGCTCTAGACTTCACCTGTGATAGACTTGTTTCTTAGCCAAACCTTGTCTAAGGTGTGATGAACAATTTGGTAGCCTTAGGCATGGAGGTGTGGCATGTTATAGTAGTGAAACAAACCTGCCCCTATTCTTTATCATGACCAATACTTGGTCAGGCTTTTCGTTGTCTACGATCAAACAACCTCAAAGTATCATCGGCATGCCCATGCATACCCCTTGCTTTCGTGGCACAACGTCCCATGAAAGCaaggaaccaacccatttgctATTTCATTTTTCATGTCGGACGTACAGCAATTAGACTTTGTTGTTACTTCAGTCTATACCGGATCTGagtataaaaaaacaaacaaaaaagaatagcATGCCTTGCAACAAGAAGATTGGCATCATTTGCACCAATGGCTATTCCCTTCATGTGAAAGCAATTCATCACAAACCACTTTATTCCCCTGGTCTGTGGACAAAGCAAAGGTAACCCTGTCAGCTTGTCTCTCTCCGTAGTATCTATAAAGCCCCTCGCGATCTCCTCCATCTCACCAAAGTCCATTCTTCCAGTCTTCTTCCTGATCACAGTATCGAGCTAGACTTACACTGCAATCAAGTTAGTGCAATGTCGACGGTCAGTTCCTGCACCCTCCTGAGCGGCGGGCCGGCGGTGCGGCCAGCGAATTTCTCCAGCGGCCAGCTTCAGTCTGGGAGACCAGCAGCGGTGGCTCCCCTTTCTTCCCAAAGGAGGTCCCGGGCTCTATCTGTATGTTGTGCGATCAACCCAAAGGGGGAGCACAGCCCAAAGACGGATTTACATCCATTTAACATATCTCCCGTCAGTAAGTTGGCTTGACTAATTTTGTATGGTTCATGCTGaatatttttccatttattgGTGATTGCATATGTCAGTCCAACACGCCTACGTACAACATATAACAAGCATAAGTAAAAGAATATGGCTCGTCACCTCAAGACACCTACAGTCCAAAATAAATGCCGTCTTATATAGAATGCGGGCGGTCAAACATTGTAAACTTTGACCGATAATTGGTTTTATTTATCGATAGCAGAAATTTATCGGGGTTCACCGATAAACGGGATTTTCGAATTTATCGGAATTCTAGCGGCAATAGACAAattttttcatcaaaatttagaaaaaaaagggttcaatTTCTCTAGAAAATAATACCAATTATCTCCAAACCATTTAAcataaaaaactatacataataatatataaatgaGAGAGTATCACTGATTCAAAGATACAATAGTAGTGTGTACTGGTGTGTTATTAGGTaggaatttaaaaaaataaaattttgggtGATAAAAAAATTTTACCGGACCCAACCTATAAAACAGAATTATCGGAAATATCAGAATTCAATGCGGGCGGTCAAACATTGTAAACTTTGACCATCAGTACACGTAAATTATTTAGTTTTCGGATTTCCTCTTGTACACTCGACTGAAATCCGGGGATCTCTCAGTTGACTAAGTTAAGGTCGCTAAGTTAAGTATGAGAGAGAATGCGCAGGACACCTTGaactggaggaagaagaaagcatcACGACCGTCCGATGGAAATCCGACGGTCCACGTGCATCAACTGAATAAAGTTTTGTTTTCAGCTGACTGAGATATAGCAGCTTCCTTTAGTTTTTTAGTGAAAATGATATTAGTATATTCATCCTAAAAAAtgttttatcatctttatgacTTTACTAACTTATGATAATGTATATTAAAAAAGTAGTGCGTAACCTAATGTGTGAGCTAATGATTAGTCGAAGTCCTAAATGACATGTTATTCACATCCACATCCACATCCACATTGAATTTATCATGTGGTTTTATCAACTTAACTAATATTCAACCATACCATGCATCTCATTTTGATGCTGTGATTTATGAAGTTCTGGTGCACCCGGTGCCACCACGAGAGGAGCGGTGGcagctggaggaggaggtggccaaAGTGAACCTGTGGTTCGAGGTGCCTGGACAGTCCAAGGAAGACCTCGCCGTCGAgatcgacgaggacgtgctcgtcatcaagaagaagaccaacGTCGGCGGCGGGGGCATGGGCCAACAAACCGGCGGCGGCACGGATTATCGTCACTACCAGGCCAACAAACAGGACACGACAGCCGCCAGCGAAGCCAGCAAGGAAGCGGCGCAGGACGGCGAGGTAATCTACGCGCGGCTGCTCCTCCCGGCGGGGTACAGCAGGGAGGGCGTGGAGGCTGAGCTCAAGTCCGGCGTGCTGAAGGTCAGCATCGCCAAGATCAAGGAGCAGGCGCGCAGGAAGATCAGCGTCAACATCGTCGTCAAGTAATGCGTGTAACGCGCATGCATGGCATGCATGAATGAGTGCATTTGACCTGTCCAACAGGCTCTTGAACAAACTACTACGTTCTACGCACATCGGTGGATCTATTGTACTCAATTGATCGTACCGAACTTATGTGCGCACGATTTGTCTTTCCGGATACCGAATGAATAAAATGAGCATTTTATGTTTCTCACACAATGCAAATCTATCTATCATATAGATTTAGATAAAAACAAGCATGTACTTATATACATCTTTTACTCCACCCATTCAGAAATAGtatgtgtattttttaaaaaagtcaaactttgtgtaTGTTGATTAGTATTTAAtcaaactataagaaatattttgtaatactgaatttttgaaaacgaaaaaagagagagatttgaccgaattttgactttttgatccgtggCTCGTATggccgatcggagaccgtggttacGTTCATCTCATCGAGACGAACCCGTTTTGCTATTCATATATCCATTCCGGGTAttttgtgacccgtagcaagtcTAATCAAtctagaccgttcgttgttttgaaataaaaaaataaaaaaaagggataagtactggatggatcggtcctcaacccgatccatccagactcttcaCGCGTTtgcattctctctctctctgtgtgtgtgtgtcgcGCGCCGAGCCCGTCGCTGCTGTGGGCTGCTCGCCGTCCGCTGGGCTAGCCCAGCCTGCGTCGCCGGCCTGCGCGCCGTCGCTGCCGCTGCTCGCCGCGTGCCTGCGCCGCCGTCGCGCCGTGCGCTGCCGTCCGCCACGCTGACCGCTTGCTGCCGCCGGGTgctgcgccgccggccgccgtcgcTCCCGCCAGCACGACGCCGTAGCGTCGCTGACGAGCGTCGCGCGCCTGCACCGCCGTCGTGTTCACTCTGTGCCAGCCACTGAGAAGAAGCAAGCACCAGTCCGCCGGCTGAAGAAGCCAGCGCAGGAAGaaggaagccaggaagaaaagaaaagagaagagaaaagaaaaagagaaaagaaaaaaaaagggaaaatggggaaaagttggaaatttcggattttcgtcggattcgtcgtcaatccttcgaaggtgattcCTCAGTAATTCTTAGATGTTTGTGGTTGGactaaatcaaatcaatcaattcctatcgtattatttcatgtgatcaatagtctgtttcgtttcgataatcattattgattcaaagatacgatatccgagtcgaagtatttatttcgatcatcagagcgaagtctaattagtgagattttagttcgactctgaattgaaaatagtgtatcatttcatgtgatacaattgTCTGTTCAGTTTTTCGGAATGTAGGCGTATACGcgacgttttcagacgtagaattgacgcttcatattttatgtgttttaaatgtatattagttctaatagtatgtctgtacaggtggtactatttctgggcgttcttgatcgaattttcttcatcgtcggtaaaggcaagtgaatgtattgtatgactatgctttaacctaatattgggttgcctacattctttaattacagtgcattcatctaatctgaatgactgattctgagttgggtactatgttgtttacgtttccagaagtttactcgatgattgatttatgaagtgcagtaggcacgatatgccattctgcagttgttcattagtgttgtatgcaatgtttttttgaagtctcaagcatatttcggaagttatgttggttatgtttgaagcacgtcatacatatacatctcatgcattggaagtttgtcgtcgtcttctggccgcgaccgtaccggtacagtaccgtatgtcacccgaggagggatacggtgcacacccttacgttacccggggaggggtaagggtgaggagagcatatcatgtgcacacccttacgttacccgaggagggataagggtgaggagagcatatcatgtacatgacccttacgttacccgtgGAGGGGTAAAGGTGAGGAGAGCATATcatatgcatggttatgtcttcttgtgaaattcaatgaattattcacatcaaatcttatttcctttagttagcttgtatatagatatatatgcagctctgaaggcttataccaactgaatattaaaatgtttaatattatcgttggacttgcttagtcataactgtttttcctagtgttggcggtctgtttcattactagtttttatttagaattgttagcacattcaactgtggctaaatagctttttgttaaagtacctttcacttgctgagatttttgaatctcacccgtgttttctttacaggtatgtttggatgttgacgtgcattttggggatggatctcggtagctgcacacactaacttatcacgatgtcgatagctcaaccggtgtatacaagtggtgtgtctgatggtccgtcgtttgtttttgtttatgttgtggtatgacgctggtagcgtcgtggcggactctatatatatgctggttatatctgtttctgcctgcctgtgatatttcttttggtcagttatacctctctatagaggaaatactgccaaaatttcctatttttttcaaataaataggcttggttgtaaagtagggtgttacatatttagtgtataaaaattatataactagattcataatttaaaatgatttcataCTATATAGggtttgtagctataaatgatatattttattataaaattttaattaaaatctaACTTCATAGACCGAGTTCAAAAGAAATATGCTACTATTTTTGAACGGAGAGAATATACTAAGTCTACTGGATTTGTCTGCTTCAATAAACGAGCATCTCAAAATTTCGCCTGAATAAATGAGCATGCGCTCTGCCCTTGGCGGATTGTCCCAGTTTCCGAATGAACTCGATAAAATTCGATTTGACACGTTTCTGGTGCAACCGGGGCAAAAATGGACATGTCACATGACTTAGAAAGTGTTGTTAACTGCTGCAAAGAACAATAAAAGGACAGGAAATGGTATTATTTGGATCTAGATGTCTTACTGCAAAAAGTGGTTCCTACTGCAATGACTTTGTTATCTGCAAACCCTAGATAACTTCACTCTTTACCTATCTCAAGCCGTCCAGCCAACAATCTTGCATCCTCAATATCCCCTAAAATTGTGTGTATTAATGGTTATGCGTATAACATATCTGACAGATTTGACGATCATGTTGACATGTTGTGTAAGTGTCCAAACAAGATGTATGACAAACCTTGGATTTTCTCCCAAGGGATTCTCTAATTTGAGGAAGCAAAGTcccgggtgaacagtatccatAACTTTGCTACCATGTGAACCGATTGATTGAAAATTGACGATATAGATTCAGCGATACAGTATGGTACAGTATTACTATAGTATCCATGGTGTAGTAAAACTAGCACAATATTCTCATGAATAGCGCTTATGCTACCGTGCCTAGCTGCTAGTTGCTGTTAAAAGAATTCCACACAAAAACACTGTTCACATGTGCCTTAGCTTCTACAAGTCAGAGGATATGTGCCGGGATTTCTCCAAGATACTATGAGTAAGTATGGTTATCTGTATATGACTTAACCTGATCCGTGGGATATGGACAATATGTGTTTTGTTGCCTATATGGCTTCCTGAGATTGGCTCGTGAGATGCAAAAGGGGTCTGATCTCTCAGCCTGGTTGTACAGAAACATAGATTTTAAATGTTTCTCAGAGCCAAGCTAGCTAGATGCAGACCGATGACCAACTAATAATGTCATTAGTATGAGATTATTGCATACTAAatgatattaatatatattaataaatattaaGGCTTAATAGGGTATATTAAGTAATATAAGCGTATAGTTacacaaaataaatatcataataACACTTATTTGTCAATTTTTATCAAATAAGATATATCTCCATATGGATACCAAACAACATATCTTCTTAATCAAGTTAAACAAATACAAACaaccaaataaaatattactgCATACATATAGCCTAATTTAGATGAGTCTGATTCAATACAAGCCCGGCTAGAGGATAGGGTAACCAAACAGATCTGTAGGAGCAACGGTGGCATCTAATAAAGACTAGTGCCGGACAGATGGGGCAAAGCGATGATGTGGGAACGATCAAGCGGCAACTCGGGACATGTGCCCAACAACGATAGGTGGAAAGGCGAGCAATCTCCTGAGACCTCCGCCGAAGCTAGGCCCGATTAGAACtagaataaatatatatatatatatgcacatagaCACATATACATTTCTGTATAGGCCACCCGAACAAAAGAGAAGACTACAACAGACTATAAAAGATAATTAGATTTgtatttgaaaaatattaactatgatcataatttttattttgttagcAATATACTGTAGGAGAAATTATCTGTCATAGTCCAATACTCAAGATAGCACCGAGGCAATTCGCTCCTTGTATTTTGAAATGGAAAgcaaaagaagaaaggaaacttATGTCCAGAAAATGAGCACCTCCACTGCTCCACAGCACGTCGTACCACTACACTGCAAGATTGGTACCCATCCACCTGACCAGAAGTATCCACGCTTTACGTACCAAATTAAAGCAGCATCCTGCCCGGCTTCCTGCTTTATTCCTTATGTGCGCACGATTTGTCTTTCCGGATACCGAATCAATAAAATGAGCATTTTAGGTTCTTCACACAATGCAAATCTATctatcatatatatttgtataaatCATGTACAGATCTATACATCATATTCCTTCCATTCAAAAATAGTATacgcattttttttttaaaaaaattaaactttaTGTACGCtgattaatatttaatcaaattataagaatatttagTCTATAAAAGTTATATAACTAGATCCGTAATTCAGaatgatttcacactatataggttatgtagctataaataatatattttatgataaaattttagttaaaatttaacttCAAAGACCAAGCTAAAAAAAATACGCTACTATTTCTGAATGGAGAGAGTATATGTTAAATTTACTGGATTTGTCTGCTTCAATAAATGAGCATGTCAAAATTTCGCCTGAATAAGTGAGCATTCGCTCTGCCCTTGGCGGATTGTCCCAGTTTCCGAATGAACTCGATAAAATTCGATTTGACACGTTTCTGGTGCAACCGGGGCAAAAATGGACATGTCACATGACTTAGAAAGTGTTGTTAACTGCTGCAAAGAACAATAAAAGACAGGAAATGGTATTATTTGGATATAGATGTCTTACAGTACTACAGCATGGCCTGCATCCTCAGCGTTTTCCGGGACTTGTAACGCCAATCCACGCACTATGTAAACCATGTACTCATAGTAATCCGCTTATGTTTTTGTCCCACTTCGTATATAAAGATTAATCTAGAGATAGTGGTATGGACTCAGCTGATTCTATATGTTGGTGTTTCTCATCCTAAGCAAGTATAAGATAGGACAAAACTCTCGACCTCTCATGCAGACACGCAGGCCACTATAGACCTAATTCAAATTGGTCCAGGATGTCACAAAGACAATATTCGGAGTAGTAGTACGAATTTTCAGGGTTTAGGCTTTTCTTCGACTCAATGCTGGTAATAACTCATGAAACCTCCTCTGCCATTGCCCATGGTTGTTGGGGTTGCCACGAATCGAAGTCGATGACCAATGCTTGTGACCACCTTGTCATGTTCAACAATGATGTCAGCACCCTCCGACTCAGTTTACTCACTATGCAAATTAAAGGGGTGTGCAACTCTTTAGTCCATCTTATTAAGTGGAGGTAAAGAGATACTAatttaaatataattatattCTCCACTCTATTAGCACATATGGATGCACTACCACATAACAtgttatcagtgtcggttcaaaatcgttaTGAGTGACGGTTCTTGAACCGGCACTAATTACTTGGCacttggaaccggcactgattacttGGTacttggaaccggcactgataatcagttcAAAAAATCGATGTTCTgaagcaaatttttttttttttttgcaaccagCTCGTGACCGAGGCCCGAGCTACCCCACACGCACACGTCGTCGCCGTGTTTTTTCGTGCATGTGTGTTTCGTTGGATTCAAAGCTGCGACCTCCTCCCTCACGCGTATATTCCTTATGATCTCACCTATCTCTCATTGCTGATAGCACTacgagatatttttcttttgacccTTCCTGCTGAAAGTTTGTCATGATTATTTCGGTatctaaattacttcaaatgaaaaagttatcaactacaaagttatacatctcatcaaaagctataattttcatataaagtttatcttcatcCCACactgtatataaaagttataaatttcagaaaatcagTTGTCATAAACTATCGATGTCGATTTGTGTCACGAACTGACACTAATAGTCTcttcattatcagtgccagttgtgaTACAAATTGACACTAAAAGGTCACTATCAGTAGCGTCCAAGCGTCCAGCCGTCCATCTTCATCCTCAGTATCATCTAAATCGACACTAAAAAATCACTATTAGTGCCGTCCAGCCGTCCATCTTGCATCCTCAATATCATCTAAGCCCTAAAATTGTGTATTAATGGTTATGCGCGTAACATATGTGGCATATTTGACGGTCATGTTGGCATGTTGTACAAGTGTCCAAACATGAGATATGAGAAACCATGGATTTTCTCCCAAGGGATTCTCTAAT is a genomic window of Phragmites australis chromosome 24, lpPhrAust1.1, whole genome shotgun sequence containing:
- the LOC133907601 gene encoding small heat shock protein, chloroplastic-like, which encodes MSTVSSCTLLSGGPAVRPANFSSGQLQSGRPAAVAPLSSQRRSRALSVCCAINPKGEHSPKTDLHPFNISPVILVHPVPPREERWQLEEEVAKVNLWFEVPGQSKEDLAVEIDEDVLVIKKKTNVGGGGMGQQTGGGTDYRHYQANKQDTTAASEASKEAAQDGEVIYARLLLPAGYSREGVEAELKSGVLKVSIAKIKEQARRKISVNIVVK